GCAGCAATCGCTAGGGTTAATCAGGCGCGCGCAATTCGGCAGGAGACCTTTCTGGATCTATTTCCAACCGTAGGCTCCGACGCAGTTTATACCCGTAACCGCACAGCGACCTCAACCTTTGCTGGAGGAGCGATTAAGAACGGTAGTAATTATATTAATAATGAATACTATGATGCCGGATTTGATGCGTTCTGGGAGCTCGATATATTTGGGCGTGTACGGCGCAGCGTTGAGGTAAAGGATGCAGAGAGTGAGGCCTCCGTCGCTGAGCTGCACGATGCTATCAGGATTCTGGTTAGCGAGGTTGCTAGAAATTATTTCGAACTACGTGGAACGCAGCTGCAAATATCCGTTAGCAACGAGAATGCAAGAACTCAGGAGCAGGTGGTAAGGGTCGCTACAGCGCTCTTTAAGGGTGGGCAGTCAACGGAGTTCGATCTTTTGCGCGCCCAGGCGCAACACTCCAGCACCCTTGCTACGATTCCGCCACTTGAGGCGCGTGCAAAGGCGGCCGTATACCGACTGGCGGTGCTGTGCGGCAAGCAGCCACAGGAGCTAGTGCTTGATGGGGCGCAGGCCTTTCCGATATATGTTGGCCCGGTCACCCTTGGAGACCCTGCCGGACTGTTGCAACGTAGACCCGATATTCGGGCGGTTGAAAGGCAGCTTGGTGCGGCAACCGCAGGGATAGGGGTAGCGCGGGGGGATCTCTTTCCCAAGGTTACGTTTATGGGTTCAGTTGGGTTTAAAGCCAACACCGTGCGCGAGCTCTCTTCAGGTAATAACGAAACCTACGGGATTGGCCCAAGTATCTCGTGGCCTGCGCTTAATATCGGCAGAGTGTTTGCCAATATCGACCAATCCGAAGCGGTTCAACAACAGGTGATTGCGCGCTATGAGCAGGCCGTTCTGCTGGCTCTTGAGGAGACGGAGCGAGCGCTGGTGCAGTTCTCGGCATCGAGACAACGGCGCGATTACCTTAAGGACGCAGTCGAGCATAGTAGTAAGGCCGTAGCGATAGCGCAAACTCAATACGAGAACGGACTGATTGATCTTCTACCGGTCCTTGACGCGCAGCGCAGCGCACTAACCTCACAACTGCAACTTGCAGAGAGTGAGACCGGGCTGCTTACAGCATTAGTAGCGCTCTTTAAGGCGCTAGGAGGTGGATGGGATGAGGCGATTACAGAGGCTAAGTTGGCAACGTAGCCTGAATCATAAACGGTGCTGCAAGGATCGATACACCGACAAAAACGAGCAGCACCACGACCATGTATGTGATAAAAAATGGGATACGTTGAGTAACAGGGATCTCAAGCATGCTTGGGAGGCCCTTGTAGAGAACGTATAATGCGTAGATTGAAAAGAGGATCGATAGTGGAGCTCCGATCGGTGGGAATATAGCGAGCATTGTCCCGACGAGCTGCGGAAGTGAGGCGTAAATAATCCAGCTATAGGCACTGTCGTAGTTAGCCTTGCCCTGAAAGAAGGGCGCTAGCTTTTCGATTAACCATGCCAATGCAAATGGCATAGCTGCTCCGATTATAATCTGAACCACCCCCTGACTAAGCGATCCAAAGAGGGATGGGCGCCATTGTCCTAGGAGCCCTGGCTGACCAAAGATCAGCAGCCCAAGTTGGCTACAAATGGTAGCAACCACCAAGGTTGGCAAGGCCAGGGAGATAAAGAGCTCTTTCGCCGTTTTATTCTCAGAGGAGATGGTGGTCCAACACTGCACTGGGGACGTAATTACAAGCTTGATGCGGTTGATGATTAAGTTAGGGCAGATCGTATTTGTGCTCATAACTTAAAGGCTACTGTAGGAGAGGTGGCTAATGGAAGTATATTTGTGCCATCAATATAACCATGGGTGTCGTAGATACGGCGTTATAAATCTGCGCCGTTGTGGTTTAAACAGTTATTCTAATCAGTTGAAGATAATAGAGCTAGTTTGGTAACTGGTCACCGTAGTTTAATGTTGCGATTCAAGCTACTCAGATTACGGCGAAG
This region of Pseudomonadota bacterium genomic DNA includes:
- a CDS encoding efflux transporter outer membrane subunit — its product is MIKNRIPYLLVIIASCTGCAVGPDYVPPQTTVPEQFMGSTVQGISSEQVLERWWSNFSDQQLNKLVSTAVHSNIDLRAAIARVNQARAIRQETFLDLFPTVGSDAVYTRNRTATSTFAGGAIKNGSNYINNEYYDAGFDAFWELDIFGRVRRSVEVKDAESEASVAELHDAIRILVSEVARNYFELRGTQLQISVSNENARTQEQVVRVATALFKGGQSTEFDLLRAQAQHSSTLATIPPLEARAKAAVYRLAVLCGKQPQELVLDGAQAFPIYVGPVTLGDPAGLLQRRPDIRAVERQLGAATAGIGVARGDLFPKVTFMGSVGFKANTVRELSSGNNETYGIGPSISWPALNIGRVFANIDQSEAVQQQVIARYEQAVLLALEETERALVQFSASRQRRDYLKDAVEHSSKAVAIAQTQYENGLIDLLPVLDAQRSALTSQLQLAESETGLLTALVALFKALGGGWDEAITEAKLAT
- a CDS encoding Yip1 family protein: MSTNTICPNLIINRIKLVITSPVQCWTTISSENKTAKELFISLALPTLVVATICSQLGLLIFGQPGLLGQWRPSLFGSLSQGVVQIIIGAAMPFALAWLIEKLAPFFQGKANYDSAYSWIIYASLPQLVGTMLAIFPPIGAPLSILFSIYALYVLYKGLPSMLEIPVTQRIPFFITYMVVVLLVFVGVSILAAPFMIQATLPT